One Nitrospina watsonii DNA segment encodes these proteins:
- a CDS encoding beta-ketoacyl-ACP synthase III: protein MYLPENIVTNRDLEKTLDTTDEWIRARTGIAERRIARKDESASSMGIAASHMALQAAGLKAADLDMIIVCTSTPDVIYPATACFVQKELGAEKAAAYDISAVCSGFVFGLSIAEQYIKSGRYEHILIIGTEVNSRIMDWTDRTTCVLFGDGAGAAILRRTEKTEPCGILSSHIYSDGTQSDLLIVPGGIGKTSFTYEAIDNKMYCLKMSGQSTFKVAVKRMTEVSKEALAHNGLTQSDIDLVVPHQANQRIIEAVAEKLGVPMEQVFVNIHKYGNTGSASIAIAIHEAREEGRTPPGSVTLLTVMGAGLTWGSVVVKW from the coding sequence ATGTATCTGCCGGAGAACATTGTCACCAACCGCGACCTTGAAAAAACCCTCGATACCACCGACGAATGGATCCGTGCACGGACCGGTATTGCTGAACGACGCATCGCCCGCAAGGATGAGTCGGCGTCCTCCATGGGGATCGCCGCGTCCCACATGGCGTTGCAGGCGGCAGGCCTGAAAGCCGCGGATCTCGACATGATCATCGTCTGCACTTCCACGCCGGATGTCATTTATCCCGCTACCGCCTGCTTCGTCCAAAAAGAACTGGGAGCGGAGAAGGCCGCCGCTTACGACATCTCCGCGGTCTGCTCCGGATTCGTGTTCGGCCTGTCCATCGCCGAGCAGTACATCAAAAGCGGACGTTATGAGCACATCCTCATCATCGGCACCGAAGTCAACTCGCGCATCATGGACTGGACCGACCGCACCACCTGCGTTCTGTTTGGAGACGGTGCGGGGGCGGCCATCCTGCGGCGTACGGAAAAGACGGAGCCCTGCGGCATCCTTTCCTCACACATTTATTCCGACGGCACGCAGTCGGATCTGTTGATCGTGCCCGGCGGCATCGGCAAAACCTCGTTCACTTACGAAGCCATCGACAATAAAATGTACTGCCTCAAGATGTCCGGCCAGTCCACGTTCAAAGTCGCGGTCAAGCGCATGACGGAAGTGTCGAAGGAAGCGCTGGCGCACAACGGGCTGACTCAATCCGACATCGATCTGGTGGTGCCGCATCAGGCGAACCAGCGCATCATCGAAGCGGTGGCGGAAAAACTGGGGGTTCCCATGGAGCAGGTATTCGTCAATATTCACAAATACGGCAACACCGGGTCGGCATCCATTGCCATCGCCATCCATGAAGCACGGGAGGAGGGACGCACCCCGCCGGGATCGGTCACGCTGTTGACCGTCATGGGTGCGGGACTGACCTGGGGATCGGTGGTGGTCAAATGGTAA
- the fabD gene encoding ACP S-malonyltransferase: protein MVKTAFLFPGQGSQFVGMGQNFFEADPGCRALFEEANDILGDNLTELCFQGPEEKLKLTENTQPALLTHSIIALKRLRDHGIESVLTAGHSLGEFSALVCAGSLRFGDAVHLVRQRGRFMQEAVPVGVGAMAAIIGLSAEQVQQLCRNASSEESIVQPANLNSPEQIVIAGHKASVEAVSEQARDQGAKKVVILPVSAPFHCQLMEPAAVRLQAEMEKIDFKELDIPVVTNADARLNTSGGQARESLVRQVCSPVRWTETMQVIVDQGIEAIVEVGSGKVLSGLMKRFNKDIRCYQVGDEESLAKTVAELK from the coding sequence ATGGTAAAAACCGCATTTCTGTTTCCAGGGCAGGGGTCCCAGTTTGTGGGCATGGGACAGAACTTTTTTGAAGCCGATCCCGGCTGCCGCGCCCTGTTCGAAGAAGCCAATGACATCCTCGGTGACAATCTCACCGAACTGTGTTTTCAGGGTCCCGAAGAAAAGCTGAAACTCACTGAAAACACTCAACCTGCGCTTTTGACACACAGTATAATAGCCTTGAAACGGCTGCGCGATCATGGTATAGAATCCGTACTGACAGCGGGCCACAGCTTGGGGGAATTCTCAGCCTTGGTCTGCGCAGGCTCCCTCCGGTTCGGAGATGCGGTTCATCTTGTCCGGCAACGTGGGCGCTTCATGCAGGAAGCGGTGCCCGTCGGTGTCGGCGCCATGGCGGCCATCATCGGATTGTCCGCAGAGCAGGTCCAGCAACTTTGCCGCAATGCTTCTTCCGAGGAATCAATCGTTCAACCCGCAAACCTCAACAGTCCGGAGCAGATCGTCATAGCCGGTCACAAAGCATCGGTGGAAGCGGTTTCAGAACAGGCCCGGGATCAAGGTGCCAAAAAGGTGGTGATCCTTCCGGTCAGTGCGCCCTTTCACTGCCAATTGATGGAACCTGCGGCAGTGCGGTTGCAAGCGGAGATGGAAAAAATCGATTTCAAGGAACTCGACATTCCCGTCGTGACCAACGCCGATGCCCGGCTCAACACTTCGGGCGGGCAGGCGCGTGAATCGCTGGTGCGGCAGGTGTGTTCCCCGGTGCGCTGGACGGAAACCATGCAGGTCATTGTGGACCAGGGGATCGAAGCCATCGTTGAAGTGGGGTCGGGGAAAGTGCTTTCCGGTCTGATGAAGCGTTTCAACAAGGACATCCGTTGTTACCAGGTCGGCGATGAAGAGTCGCTGGCTAAAACCGTGGCCGAATTGAAATAA
- the fabG gene encoding 3-oxoacyl-[acyl-carrier-protein] reductase, with translation MELKDKVALVTGGARGIGQVLGETLAKMGAHVILADVNQDGAEQSAEAICKQGGSASAVKLNVADGDEVQKVFDSISKEFKLLDILVNNAGITRDGLLMRMKEEDWDLVLSINLKGSFLCSQHAVKHMMKQKDGAIVNIASIVGVMGNMGQANYSASKAGLIGLTKTTAREVASRGIRVNAVAPGFIDTDMTRQLKDDVRSQLIGQIPMARLGQAQDVADSVAFLVSDRARYITGQVINVNGGMLM, from the coding sequence ATGGAACTCAAAGATAAAGTGGCTCTCGTTACCGGCGGCGCGCGCGGCATCGGTCAGGTGTTGGGGGAGACGCTCGCTAAAATGGGCGCACATGTGATCCTGGCGGACGTCAATCAGGACGGCGCGGAACAATCGGCCGAAGCCATCTGCAAACAAGGCGGCTCCGCTTCGGCGGTGAAGCTGAATGTTGCCGATGGGGATGAAGTCCAAAAAGTTTTTGACTCTATCTCCAAAGAATTTAAACTGTTGGATATTCTGGTCAACAACGCGGGCATCACGCGCGATGGCCTGTTGATGCGCATGAAAGAGGAAGATTGGGATCTGGTTCTTTCCATCAACCTCAAAGGTTCCTTCCTGTGCAGCCAGCATGCAGTCAAACACATGATGAAACAGAAAGACGGAGCGATCGTCAATATCGCTTCCATTGTCGGGGTGATGGGCAACATGGGGCAGGCCAATTACTCCGCCTCGAAAGCGGGCCTGATTGGATTGACCAAGACCACCGCCCGCGAAGTCGCGAGCCGGGGCATCCGGGTCAATGCCGTAGCGCCCGGATTCATCGATACCGACATGACGCGGCAGTTGAAAGATGACGTTCGCAGCCAATTGATCGGGCAGATTCCCATGGCACGTCTCGGGCAGGCACAGGACGTGGCAGACAGTGTTGCTTTTCTTGTATCCGACCGGGCCCGTTACATAACCGGCCAGGTTATCAATGTTAATGGTGGGATGTTAATGTAA
- the acpP gene encoding acyl carrier protein, which translates to MSVEQKVKEIIVEQLNVDENQVNGPASFIDDLGADSLDTVELVMAFEEAFDIEIPDEEAEKIATVQNAIDYINNHTN; encoded by the coding sequence ATGTCAGTAGAACAAAAAGTAAAAGAAATCATTGTTGAACAGCTGAATGTGGATGAAAACCAGGTGAACGGTCCGGCATCTTTCATCGATGACCTCGGAGCGGATTCTCTGGATACGGTGGAACTGGTCATGGCGTTCGAAGAAGCCTTTGACATCGAGATCCCGGACGAAGAGGCCGAGAAAATCGCCACCGTTCAAAACGCCATCGATTACATCAACAACCATACCAACTGA